The sequence below is a genomic window from Terriglobia bacterium.
CTTTATACCGCCCTGGAAGAACAACTGGGGCTGAGGTTGGAGTCAACACGAGGCGCTGTGGATGTGATTGTGATCGACCACGCAGAGAAGCCGGACGCGAATTAACCTGCTGTGGCGATCCTTGCCGGCCCATGACGCTGATGACGCAGTCACACGGTAGGATCTATAGTCTGTTGTGGTGGATGTCCTAGCACATGGCCTTTGGGGTGGCGCACTGCTCGGTAGCAAAAGCGCACGGCACTGGCGCTTGGCGTGCCTGCTCGGAGCGGCACCGGATCTTATCGCATTAGGTCCTTTCACCGTTTGGCAGATACTCATCTCAGGTTCCGGAGATTTTCCGCCTTACGTGTACACGGCGTACAACGTCACGCACAGTCTAGTGGTGTGGGCCGTTGTGGCCGCAACCATATGGTTGTTTAGAAGTGAATTCCCTTGGATCTGGTGCGCTTGGGGGCTGCATGTCCTGTGCGATATACCGCTGCATGAGACCAATTTATTGCCTACGCCTTATCTGTGGCCCTTCAAAACACACTTTATCAATGGTGTCCATTGGGGCCAATTCTGGCTGATGGTTCTGAACTGGGCGGCGCTCACTATCATCTACGCGACATATGTGGTGCGGAAGCATCAGTATGGATTATGGGATGAGTCAACCCGATCTGTTCAGATCCTGGGGCATCAGCCATGCGGAGAAACCGAGCGAGAACTGACCTGTAGCGATCCTGCCAGCCAATGATTCATCACGCATCGTGTCTTCGTCCGTTCTTCGCGCCGGTGACTTGGTTTTAGCCTTCTTCATAACTTTTTGTCTCGGAACGCGGCGGCTGGCGCGCGCTTATGATTCTTGTTCTTTCAGCAATTTCAGCATAACAGACAACCAAGAAACGATATCGATCCGATAGGCCGAGGGCCACATAACGGCGTTCAGATGCCGGATGATCCAGATCGGGCATATTCATGGACAATGGATCGGCAAATATGGTCACGGCTTCTTCAAAAAGAGAAACCGTGCTTTTCGACATTTGATTTCGCTTTCTCGGCGTCCCCCTCAAAGTGGTAACCCACTTGCTCATTCCACTCGGAAGACTTTCATCACCCCATCGCCCAAATGGTTCATGTCAAGACAGTTGTTTTTCCGGATACTCGTACGGGCCTCTCATTCGATAGCCCAGGTCTCGGACAGCACCTCCGCCTGCTCGAGCACAGTTTGTGTCGCTTTCTCCTGCTTGTCCGGTGGATAACCGTATTTGCGCAAGATGCGTTTTACCAGGACACGGAGTTGGGCCCGCACGTTGTCTCGGATCGTCCAGTCGATCGTGACGTTCTTCCGAACCATGGCGACCAGTTCTCTGGCGATCGTTTTGAGCGTGTCATCCCCGAGGATTTTGACAGCGCTGTCGTTCGTTTCGAGCGCGTCGTAGAAAGCGAGTTCCTCGTCGGAGAGTCCGAGTTTTTCGCCTCTTGAATTGGCGGCGCGCATGTCTTTGGCGAGGTCGATCAGCATTTCCAGAACCTGCGCAGTCTCGATCGCGCGATTCTGGTATTTCCGAATGGCGGTTTCCAAAAGCTCCGCGAAAGACCGAGCTTGAACGACGTTGCGCTTCACTCGTGATTTGATCTCGCCCTTAATCAATTTCTGGAGTAGTTCCACGGCCAGGTTGCGCTGGGGCATGCCACGCACTTCCGCCAGAAACTCCTCCGAGAGAATGGATATATCGGGCTTCTTGAGACCGGCTGCAGCGAAGATATCCACGACCTCATCGGACGCAACCGCTTTCGAAATGATCTGCCGGATGGCGAGATCCAGCGCCTCGTCCGTCTTGCGTTCGCCAGGTGCGTTTTTGGCAAGAACGGCGCGCACGGCTTGGAAGAAACCGACATCGTCGCGGATCCGCAGCGCTTCTTCATGCGGGACGGCGAGCGCGAATGCCTGGGACAAGTCGGTCACCGCCCGCAGCAACCGCGCCTTGCCGTCCTCCTGAGCGAGGATATGCTCCTGGGCTGCAGGCAAGAGTGAGAGCCGGGCTTGCGGAGTGCCCGTAATCCATGCACTCCAATCGAAACCGTGGAACAGGCCCTGGCAAACTTCATACTTCTCGAGCATCAAGGCGACGGCTTCGGACTGGTCCAGCGCTGTCTTTCCCTTGCCGCCGGCTTCTGTATACGTCGCGAGGGCCTTCTTCAGTTCGTCTGCCAGGCCGAGGTAATCCACCACGAGCCCGCCTGGTTTGTCTTTGAAGACTCGATTGACTCGTGCGATCGCCTGCATCAGCCCATGTCCGCGCATCGGCTTGTCCAGATACATGGTGTGGAGGCTTGGCGCATCGAAGCCGGTGAGCCACATGTCGCGCACGATCACGATCTGGAAATGATCGTTGGGATCACGGAACCGGTTCGCAAGGTCTTCGCGGCGCGATTTATTGCGAATGTGCGGCTGCCATTCCAGGGGATCCGACGCGGAACCTGTCATCACGACCTTGAGCATACCGTGCTCGTCATTCTCGCCGTGCCAACTGGGCCGCAGAGCGACCAGTTCCCGATACAACTCGACCGCGATTCGACGGCTCATGACCACGATCATGGCTTTGCCTTGCATCGCCGCAAGCCGGTTCTCGAAATGCTCCACAAGATCGCGCGCTATTAGTTTGATGCGGTTCTCGGAGCCGACGACGGCTTCGATTTGAGCCCATTTGCTTTTGAGTTTTTCTTTGCGTTCGACTTCTTCGCCTTCGGTGGCCTCTTCGAACTGCGGATCGATCTTGGGGCGTTCCGATTCCTTCAACTCCAGCTTGGCGAGCCGGCTCTCATAATAGATCGGCACCGTCGCGCCATCGGCAACGGCTCGCTGGATGTCATAGACACTGATGTAGTCTCCAAAGACCGCGCGGGTATTGGCGTCGGCTTTCTCGATCGGGGTCCCGGTGAATCCGACGAACGATGCGTGCGGCAAGGCGTCGCGCATGTGCCGCGCGAACCCGTCGATGAAGTCATATTGGCTGCGATGGGCTTCATCGGCAATCACGACAATATTCCGCCGGTCCGAGAGTATGGGGTGGCGGTCCCCTTTCTCCTCCGGAAAGAACTTCTGGATGGTCGTGAAGATAACGCCACCGGAGGCAACGGCCAGCTTGGATCGAAGATCGGCGCGGTCCGCGGCCTGAACCGGCGGTTGACGCAGCAAATCGCGGCAGCGAGCGAACGTACCGAACAGCTGGTCGTCCAGATCGTTGCGATCCGTAATGACAACGATGGTCGGGTTCTCCATCGCCGGATGCAAAATGATCCGCCCGGCATAGAAGACCATGGTCAGGCTCTTGCCCGAGCCCTGGGTGTGCCACACCACGCCGACGCGCCGATCGCCGGGACGGCCCTCGCTCGTCGTCGATGTATGCGTGATCTCCAGGGACGGCAAAACCTCAACAAATTCAGCAATGACTTTCAGCCGGTCTTCGTCCTCGCTGGCGAGTTCGATAGGCTTGAATTCCGCATTGAGCGGCCGCAGCGTGATACGCTCATGACGCCAGAGCTGGCCATCACGGATCTTGGTGCTCTCATAACGCTTGACCGTGTAACGATGCCCGGTTTCGGGATCGAGGGCATCGCGTAATTCGACAAGCACAATCCTACCCTGCCGCGAACCTTCGACTGGAGCACGGAACAGGCACCATGAACCATCCGGAATCTGCGGTTCCATCGAGCGGCCGGCAACCTGCGCGACAAACATTCCAGGCTGCAACCGGCGTGTCCCGACAGCCACCCACTCGAAATCTTCAGGACGAAAACTGTGCGGATCGCCGAACGCGCCCGCAGCCGCGCGGAGTGGAACGAGGGGCACGGTAGTACGGAATCGCTCCGCCGGATCGTTAACGAGACGGAGCGAACGAGCCGGTTCTGCCGCCCGCAGGGTCTGCTCGACGGCAACATTCACAGCATGAAACTGGTGATAGCCCGCCATCTTCTTAGTGAGCTTGCCTCTGCCTCCATCGGCGGCAGTGTCCTCGAACACGATGAAGTATCGAAGCAAGTCGAGAAAACGCCGTTTCTCGAAAACGCCTTCCAGAACCACCTGAAGCTCGGAAAGTTTCGCCGAAGCATCCTCGTTTCCAGTGATTGTGCGCCAGGGTTTAAACCACTCTTTGCCGGCACCTAACGATCCGATCCGCGCCTGAACGCCATCCGAGGCGACCAGCGCAGCGTTGGTTGCGAACAGTTCCGGGATCTGCGCCTGGTATGTCTGAAGCTGCTGGAATGCCGACCAGACGGTGGCGTTCTCGCCGGCCGCGTTCTTCAACTCGAGTACGGCC
It includes:
- a CDS encoding BrnT family toxin, which translates into the protein MSKSTVSLFEEAVTIFADPLSMNMPDLDHPASERRYVALGLSDRYRFLVVCYAEIAERTRIISARQPPRSETKSYEEG
- a CDS encoding HsdR family type I site-specific deoxyribonuclease, giving the protein MNAGFTESVVEEAALAWLESLGYTVLHGPLIAAGEPSAERADPAYRDVLLDGRLRRALARLNPDLPPEAVEDAYRKLTRSDAPSLVERNRAVHRMLVDGINVEYRRKGGSIAGAQARVIDFDTPDNNDWLAVNQFTVSDGRHTRRPDVVLFINGLPLAVLELKNAAGENATVWSAFQQLQTYQAQIPELFATNAALVASDGVQARIGSLGAGKEWFKPWRTITGNEDASAKLSELQVVLEGVFEKRRFLDLLRYFIVFEDTAADGGRGKLTKKMAGYHQFHAVNVAVEQTLRAAEPARSLRLVNDPAERFRTTVPLVPLRAAAGAFGDPHSFRPEDFEWVAVGTRRLQPGMFVAQVAGRSMEPQIPDGSWCLFRAPVEGSRQGRIVLVELRDALDPETGHRYTVKRYESTKIRDGQLWRHERITLRPLNAEFKPIELASEDEDRLKVIAEFVEVLPSLEITHTSTTSEGRPGDRRVGVVWHTQGSGKSLTMVFYAGRIILHPAMENPTIVVITDRNDLDDQLFGTFARCRDLLRQPPVQAADRADLRSKLAVASGGVIFTTIQKFFPEEKGDRHPILSDRRNIVVIADEAHRSQYDFIDGFARHMRDALPHASFVGFTGTPIEKADANTRAVFGDYISVYDIQRAVADGATVPIYYESRLAKLELKESERPKIDPQFEEATEGEEVERKEKLKSKWAQIEAVVGSENRIKLIARDLVEHFENRLAAMQGKAMIVVMSRRIAVELYRELVALRPSWHGENDEHGMLKVVMTGSASDPLEWQPHIRNKSRREDLANRFRDPNDHFQIVIVRDMWLTGFDAPSLHTMYLDKPMRGHGLMQAIARVNRVFKDKPGGLVVDYLGLADELKKALATYTEAGGKGKTALDQSEAVALMLEKYEVCQGLFHGFDWSAWITGTPQARLSLLPAAQEHILAQEDGKARLLRAVTDLSQAFALAVPHEEALRIRDDVGFFQAVRAVLAKNAPGERKTDEALDLAIRQIISKAVASDEVVDIFAAAGLKKPDISILSEEFLAEVRGMPQRNLAVELLQKLIKGEIKSRVKRNVVQARSFAELLETAIRKYQNRAIETAQVLEMLIDLAKDMRAANSRGEKLGLSDEELAFYDALETNDSAVKILGDDTLKTIARELVAMVRKNVTIDWTIRDNVRAQLRVLVKRILRKYGYPPDKQEKATQTVLEQAEVLSETWAIE